GTGCAAATAGATGGTCGTTCTAGTTGTTTTTAGGCCCTTTGCGAAATGGCCGTATTGCTTGTTTGCCGCTATTGAGATTTTTCCGAAATGCTTGGCAATTGAGATAAAATTTGCTGAATACTTGGTAGTTGTGGGAATTAGGAGGTGCGACAGTTGAGCGTACTTACTGGCAATTATTTAACGTGTGCAGGATTTGATTTAGAACTGGGTTATTCCCCGGTCTCAATCTGCTTAACCCCTCTCCACGCCATCGCCGCAACGGATCCGCTGACGGTCGAGTTTGCGTTGGATGTGCGGTGTGATCCCTAGCTCTGCGGTGTCCCAGAGGCGATCCATCTCACGAGTGAAGTGTTTAGCGAGGAGATCTGAATGAATCACCAGCAGTGTTTCGTCGTTGGTGTGGGCAGCTGAGGGGCTCCAATTAAATGACCCTGTCAGCACTATTTTGTTGTCGATTACAGCGAATTTGTGGTGGAGCTTGTCGCCGCGGGCGAGGCGTGGGGTTCCCACGCCCTTGTGGCCTTTGTTGAAGGGTTGATTGTCTTGTTCAAGTTTGCAGTTGCGATCCGGTAGAGCCACGCCAAGAAGATCGAGCACTTCTGAAAATGAACGGCTCGCGAAGCTTGGATCGGCAATCAGTCGAATCTGCACCCCAGCATTCACTCTCCGTTGAAGTGCATCAGCCAGTTGTTGTGCCGTAAACACAAACAAGGCCATGTCGATGCTTTTGCCTGCCTCGTCCAACTGTTTCTCGACCCAGTTCAATCCATGCTTTGGGTTGTGTTTTCGGTGGGGAGTGAACAAAACGTCCACGCGGCTTTCACCCACCATCACTGTGCTGACGCCAGTGGATTCTTTTTGGAGGCCAAAGCGGCTGTTTTGCTTTCCCCCCGGTCCATCTCCCCACATGGTTCCGAATTCTTGCCGAAACAGTGCTGCCAACGCATCGCTCTGGAATCGCAGGATGTGATTCACATTGCCGCGTGTTCTGGGTCGGTTGGCATCGCCGTGTATGCCTGAACTGGTGAAATTGGCGCTGCCTGTGAGAACGATCGTTCGATCAATCACCACAAATTTGTGGTGCATCAGGCCACTGCCGCGACTTCCATCTTCCGTGTCGTCAATGATTGGGATGTGATGGTCTCTCAGCAACCCAATGGCGTCACCCCGTTTGGCTTCCTCTGGGGTGGTTGTGCCATCCCTATTTTGATCAGCAAGCTGTTCAAGCTGATGCCAGCGTTGGCGTTGATGGGACTTGAGTTGGCTTGGTGTTTGTTCCGTCCAGGGGGTGCTGTAGTTGTTTTCAAGAATCACCTGAACCGTCACCCCGCGATGCTGGGCTGCGATCAGTGCCTCTGCAATCGTTGGCGTTGATAACTCTTGGACAGCGACCAGAATTTCGTGTTGGGCAAGCTCAATGGCTTGGACCAGCATCTGCTCAATGTCGTCACCGTCGCGCCACTCCCCTGAGAGGGGTGACTGGTAACGGTTGCGCTGATGGTGGTTGAATCCCACCGCGATTTGGTCTGGAACGTCGAGCTGATCTACTGAAGCGGCTCCAACCAACTCGCCGCGTTGGCTGCAGCCGCAAAAAACTACCAATCCAAGAAGCAGCGGGCTGAGTTTCAGCACATCCTCTAGGCACACCATGGAGGGTTCCCCTCCCGGAATCTGATGGCTCCCCTCTAGTGAGGCATTTCAGATGTTTTCAGCATGGCGATGAACCACAAGGAGCTCAGAGCAAGGGCAACGCCAACACCAGCTCCGATGCCGACGCGGGTCATCACAATCGGAACGAGGATCGGGAAAATCATGGCCCCTGCCAGAGGGGTCAGGGCAACAAACCAGCGCAGGCCAGAGGGAGCTTTTGGGTCTGAGGAGTTGTTCAGAACCATTCGGCGCGTGCTTCGCTAGCAGGGTTGCTGTTGTCGTCTGGGGTTTGACGCTCGAAGTTAAGGGTGATGTTGCGCTTCTGATCGCCATCTGCCGCCGTGGCTTCGATCGGGTACAACTGCTCACCATCCCGAAATGGCACTTGAATACGGAAGGTGCCATCGGATGAGAGGGGCACTTCTTCTCCGCCAATGGTGAGGCGAGCGGATGGATCAGTGGCTCCGTAAACGATTAGCTCGGCATCGGCGACCAGCCAGAACGAACGCTGACGTGAGGCAACACCGCCGAGGCCGGACTCGTTGCGTCCGCTGGCCCAAAGACCAATGCCAGAATCGTTGAGTCCAGAACGGCTGGAATCAGAGGCGTCGTGGAATGCCTCTTGGAATTCCTCCGAGCCCACGCGGCGGCGACGGAAATGAACAGTGGCGCTTTGATAGAGACGCTCGTGAAGACCGCTGTCGCTGGTTTCGTTCGCCGGTGCTGTTGGCATGGGAGCAGCGGAGGGTGCAGGTGCAGGTGATGCATCCAGGCTGAACGGCACAAACTGATCAAGAATTTGCTCGCTGGGATGGAGAGCCGGAACCCGGGCAATGGAGGAGTAAGCCAAGGACATCCAACTGCTCGCAATGCGATATCCCAACTCAACCCGGTAGTCGCGGTCGCAAAGGGGAACTGGGAGATACCACTCG
The DNA window shown above is from Synechococcus sp. CC9902 and carries:
- a CDS encoding phospholipase D-like domain-containing protein, translating into MVCLEDVLKLSPLLLGLVVFCGCSQRGELVGAASVDQLDVPDQIAVGFNHHQRNRYQSPLSGEWRDGDDIEQMLVQAIELAQHEILVAVQELSTPTIAEALIAAQHRGVTVQVILENNYSTPWTEQTPSQLKSHQRQRWHQLEQLADQNRDGTTTPEEAKRGDAIGLLRDHHIPIIDDTEDGSRGSGLMHHKFVVIDRTIVLTGSANFTSSGIHGDANRPRTRGNVNHILRFQSDALAALFRQEFGTMWGDGPGGKQNSRFGLQKESTGVSTVMVGESRVDVLFTPHRKHNPKHGLNWVEKQLDEAGKSIDMALFVFTAQQLADALQRRVNAGVQIRLIADPSFASRSFSEVLDLLGVALPDRNCKLEQDNQPFNKGHKGVGTPRLARGDKLHHKFAVIDNKIVLTGSFNWSPSAAHTNDETLLVIHSDLLAKHFTREMDRLWDTAELGITPHIQRKLDRQRIRCGDGVERG
- a CDS encoding DUF4912 domain-containing protein, with the protein product MSPTISSLARLTLRQLRQIASDLGVPLYSRKSKETLVDEVAVRQEKRGGDLKAIEAELNAPAISTTETRVVFLPRDPQWAYVFWEISDSDRQRAQKEGANRLCLRLADVTGMQDGNAHPHTLQEVPVDSHSTEWYLPVPLCDRDYRVELGYRIASSWMSLAYSSIARVPALHPSEQILDQFVPFSLDASPAPAPSAAPMPTAPANETSDSGLHERLYQSATVHFRRRRVGSEEFQEAFHDASDSSRSGLNDSGIGLWASGRNESGLGGVASRQRSFWLVADAELIVYGATDPSARLTIGGEEVPLSSDGTFRIQVPFRDGEQLYPIEATAADGDQKRNITLNFERQTPDDNSNPASEARAEWF